Below is a genomic region from Biomphalaria glabrata chromosome 3, xgBioGlab47.1, whole genome shotgun sequence.
AGAGGGGcagcaaaaaaatatacaacGCCAACAACGGTATGtgtacgtttttgtttttttttcttttaccactCATGCAAAATGTATACATATTATAGCTACGGTGGTGGCAATAAATTATATAACGTCAACTCAAAAGCTAATTTAGGAATATGTGTTGGTCCTAAAAAGGACCGTTGATAGCTGGTTTGGGGCAAAGAGGGAGGAGTTTGTTTAAGCACGCTCACCACGAATACGTCTGGCAAGCTGGATGTCTTTGGGCATGATTGTGACACGCTTGGCGTGGATGGCACACAAGTTGGTATCTTCAAAGAGACCGACAAGGTAAGCCTCGCTAGCCTCTTGGAGAGCCATAACTGCAGAGCTCTGGAAGCGCAGGTCAGTCTTGAAATCTTGAGCGATCTCACGGACCAAACGTTGGAATGGCAGTTTGCGGATCAGAAGCTCAGTGCTCTTCTGGTAACGACGGATTTCTCTCAGGGCGACAGTGCCGGGCCTGTAACGATGGGGCTTCTTAACACCTCCGGTAGCTGGTGCTGATTTCCTTGCAGCCTTTGTGGCCAGCTGTTTACGTGGTGCCTTACCACCAGTGGATTTACGAGCGGTTTGCTTGGTTCTAGCCATTGCGAAGTTTCGAGCGACTTGATTGAGATCAAGAATGTCTCAGCGCGCGACCGAGTCAAGCTTATATAGGGCAGCGTCAGCGCAGATTTAGACCTGTGCACAACGATTGGTCTATCCGTGAACATCGTTTCTTGATTGGACGTTACATTCTGAACGCGGCTCGCTGCGTCTCGAAAACAAACTATATCGCCGCGGTACTGATagtaagaactttttttttttttttcccaccacaAAATTCCTTGTATGATAATGAAAAGGAATAAATATTGTCTTTGATAGAGCTAAAGGAACGAAAACAGAGATGTTTAGACGAATCAGTGATGTTATttacaggaaaaagaaaaacattatcaCCACGTTCACTTTATTGAGGCCAACTTGTTGTATTCTTTTCTCCATTCATCATTCATTGGTTTATCTCTAGAGGCTCCTCGTTCTGATTGGTACATTCGTTCTGTACTCGGTTGGCctagttttagtttgcattgaTTGAAGTTTGCGCCAATTTTAATTCtgtgatttttttccccccacattTTAAGTTGTTGATTATcgatattaatttatttgtgtgtatgtgtgtgtatgtgtgtgttttttttttaaaatcaactaaacaccaaaaaaaatgtgtggtggggattttttccttttttttttttttttttttgaaagttagatattaaaaaccaaaacaaaactgatggtgtttcttttcttgtgcataaatgtattattaGTTTCTTAATGTAATGTCACAGTTTGAAACGCAGCATAGAAGTACAGATTCGCTATTAGTAGCCAAGCCTTATTATcttaaactaattaatttttattcatcAACATCTAAGTAAGTGACTTGATTAAACGAACTAAGTAATTAACGAATGAAACATCTGCCTTATAGCCAATGTGTAAGAGTTAATGCGtacagataatttaaaaaaaaaaatgtgtaagcaTAATAGTAATGCGAAATAATAATTGGGAAAAAATTATGGCAATGGGTGAGCGCAGTGCAAactcagttgcgacctgcatatgtaaataataatgtctaactacagataaaataaacaaatgtaacagCTCGTCTGTTTGTGAACGTCAAAGctaattttgaaatatgtgGAGGTTGTCCTGAAAAGGACAGTGTGTTGTTGGGGTGACTTGGGTGGGAGTGGTGTTGAATGACGATTTATGCCTTGCCACCTGGTGTCTTTTGAGACTTCTTGGGCAGAAGTACGGCTTGGATGTTGGGCAAGACACCACCCTGAGCGATGGTGAcgccagacagaagtttgttcaactCCTCGTCGTTTCTGATGGCCAGCTGGAGGTGACGGGGAATGATTCTTGTCTTCTTGTTGTCTCTGGCAGCGTTGCCAGCCAACTCGAGAACTTCGGCAGCCAAATACTCGAGCACTGCAGCGAGGTAAACAGGGGCGCCGGCACCAACACGCTCAGCATAGTTCCCCTTTCTCAACAGACGATGGATACGACCGACTGGAAACTGAAGTCCAGCCCGGGATGAACGAGACTTGGACTTGCCTTTAACTTTGCCTCCTTTACCGCGTCCGGACATTTTCTTATTGTGTAGGTAGAGATGAAACAAGCGCACACAGAAATATGCGAGTGAGACATCAGCGCGCCGCTCGACCCATTTTATACGAAATCGAGCGGACTTTCGGTTAGTGAGAAAGCAGCGCTCCGATTGGTCCAACGCGCTCGTACTCTGTCGCGTACTCGCCCGATTTCCACGCCGTTTCGTATATAAAGCGACCGCTTCGTCAGTCCCACTCAGTTTTGTGTATCACGCACAGATCGAAAACCATGCCACCCAAAGTATCGTCAAAGGGAGCCAAGAAAGCCGGCAAGGCTAAAGCCGTACGCACCGgcgataagaagaagaagaggaggagAAAGGAAAGCTACAGCATCTACATTTACAAAGTGTTGAAACAAGTGCACCCTGACACTGGTATCTCCTCAAAGGCCATGTCAATCATGAACTCTTTTGTGAATGACATCTTTGAGCGCATCTCAGCCGAGGCTAGCCGTTtggctcactacaacaaacgcaGCACCATCACATCTAGGGAGATTCAGACTGCCGTCCGTCTCCTACTTCCTGGTGAGCTGGCCAAGCACGCTGTCAGTGAGGGTACCAAGGCAGTCACCAAGTACACCACCAGCAAATAAAGCTGCCTCCcatccaccctttttttttccctccccaCACAACGGCCCTTTTTAGGGCCTCCGATTACTTCACAATTATGCTTGAGTAATGCACAATCTAAATGAGACTAGTTTGTTGTATTCTTTCTGACTGGTTATTATGAATTATTGCATCAATAAAACAAGCGTGCAAAATATGTcctttattgtaataaatagcGGGACGAATTACTTTTGTTAGTGAtaggaaagaaaaataatactaGAGTAATACTAAACGTTTATAAATTGTACATACATGACAAAGGATAGAAGAACACAACACATAACATTACGCCAGTCATTCCTCTTCACGTTCACAATAGCGAGAGCTTGgcggtaattctttttttttttttaatctagtaGCAATAGCAGACGACCGCGCCGAGTACGACCAATCAGAAAGCGAACGCTTAAAatagacccaaaaaaaaaaaaaaaatgtgctgagAGAAAGCGGAGAggttgaaaatatatatatatatatatacagcagTTGGGTTGGAAAAGAAAGAGTGTTTACTTTGAATTTTCTGGTAGGCCATCAATATTAACTTATCACTCAACCTTGCACAATAACaccgaaacaaacaaaaagtataaaaaaaaaaataactatatataCATACCGAATCTCCCAGAATGTGTCTACGGCCATACCACGTTGAAAATACCGGTTCTCGTCCGATCACCGAAGTCAAGCAACGTCGGGCGtggttagtacttagatgggtgaccgcttgggaacaccacgtgttgtagacttttttttttaattatttatcattttctacatattatgccgcattttcttttacttcttatttttaagattagggctattttgttttctaaaatcaAGCCGAGTAATTGTatagctttaataataataataataataataacggcTGTGAATTAAATCACTAGGAATAGCATACTTAATTTATACTACTGCTATTGAAGATCTAATAACTTTTTGCAAAATCAACGTTGatgtataattaaaacaaatgggCTAAACACATGTAGGAAAAGTACAGAGCGAgctaatagaaataaattaaaaataattatttggctGTGTCATAAGGTTGGCATTATACATGCATTTGACTCAAGCTTATTCGTGAAAATTTGGGATGGCCCTGATAAGGGCCGGTGTTTTCTTGAGAGGTGTGAGATGCAGCGTTCGAGATGGTTTAACCACCAAAGCCGTACAGGGTACGTCCTTGGCGTTTCAATGCGTAGACCACATCCATAGCAGTGACAGTCTTCCTCTTGGCATGCTCAGTGTAGGTGACGGCATCCCTGATGACATTTTCAAGGAAAACCTTTAGGACACCTCTGGTTTCTTCATAGATCAGACCAGAGATACGTTTGACACCACCTCTGCGAGCAAGACGACGGATGGCAGGCTTAGTGATACCCTGGATGTTATCACGCAATACTTTGCGGTGACGCTTGGCGCCTCCTTTGCCTAAGCCCTTTCCACCTTTACCACGTCCAGACATGTTGATGTAGAAGATTTTTACCGAATCGACTGACTGAACGACGCGGGCACACTTCTATTTATACTGACGACGCGCTTGGCTCACTCAACGTGGCGGACGTCGATTGTCGATTGGTTACTCCTCGCACTACAGTCCACTAATGGGAACCAATCAGGTTGTAGCTTCAGGGCGCTTACATTCACGAATGAATCACTACCGTACCAAAGAACTACTCTACCtttcccctccctccctctcatccaaacaacaacaaaaatagttCTCCCACTCCCACCCGAATAGGAAGAGTTCTTTCTCAACGATTTATACCCATCAAACGTAGTTTTCAATATAATGTTATTCGTATCTTGTTGCAAAACACcaacaattttaattttgttttgtctctaataaaacattgtaacttttaataaatagatatatgGGTCTATTAGAAGGAAATGCCATAGAGGGGcagcaaaaaaatatacaacGCCAACAACGGTATGtgtacgtttttgtttttttttcttttaccactCATGCAAAATGTATACATATTATAGCTACGGTGGTGGCAATAAATTATATAACGTCAACTCAAAAGCTAATTTAGGAATATGTGTTGGTCCTAAAAAGGACCGTTGATAGCTGGTTTGGGGCAAAGAGGGAGGAGTTTGTTTAAGCACGCTCACCACGAATACGTCTGGCAAGCTGGATGTCTTTGGGCATGATTGTGACACGCTTGGCGTGGATGGCACACAAGTTGGTATCTTCAAAGAGACCGACAAGGTAAGCCTCGCTAGCCTCTTGGAGAGCCATAACTGCAGAGCTCTGGAAGCGCAGGTCAGTCTTGAAATCTTGAGCGATCTCACGGACCAAACGTTGGAATGGCAGTTTGCGGATCAGAAGCTCAGTGCTCTTCTGGTAACGACGGATTTCTCTCAGGGCGACAGTGCCGGGCCTGTAACGATGGGGCTTCTTAACACCTCCGGTAGCTGGTGCTGATTTCCTTGCAGCCTTTGTGGCCAGCTGTTTACGTGGTGCCTTACCACCAGTGGATTTACGAGCGGTTTGCTTGGTTCTAGCCATTGCGAAGTTTCGAGCGACTTGATTGAGATCAAGAATGTCTCAGCGCGCGACCGAGTCAAGCTTATATAGGGCAGCGTCAGCGCAGATTTAGACCTGTGCACAACGATTGGTCTATCCGTGAACATCGTTTCTTGATTGGACGTTACATTCTGAACGCGGCTCGCTGCGTCTCGAAAACAAACTATATCGCCGCGGTACTGATagtaagaactttttttttttttttcccaccacaAAATTCCTTGTATGATAATGAAAAGGAATAAATATTGTCTTTGATAGAGCTAAAGGAACGAAAACAGAGATGTTTAGACGAATCAGTGATGTTATttacaggaaaaagaaaaacattatcaCCACGTTCACTTTATTGAGGCCAACTTGTTGTATTCTTTTCTCCATTCATCATTCATTGGTTTATCTCTAGAGGCTCCTCGTTCTGATTGGTACATTCGTTCTGTACTCGGTTGGCctagttttagtttgcattgaTTGAAGTTTGCGCCAATTTTAATTCtgtgatttttttccccccacattTTAAGTTGTTGATTATcgatattaatttatttgtgtgtatgtgtgtgtatgtgtgtgtttttttttaaaaatcaactaaacaccaaaaaaaatgtgtggtggggattttttcctttttttttttttttttttgaaagttagatattaaaaaccaaaacaaaactgatggtgtttcttttcttgtgcataaatgtattattaGTTTCTTAATGTAATGTCACAGTTTGAAACGCAGCATAGAAGTACAGATTCGCTATTAGTAGCCAAGCCTTATTATcttaaactaattaatttttattcatcAACATCTAAGTAAGTGACTTGATTAAACGAACTAAGTAATTAACGAATGAAACATCTGCCTTATAGCCAATGTGTAAGAGTTAATGCGtacagataatttaaaaaaaaaaatgtgtaagcaTAATAGTAATGCGAAATAAtaattgggaaaaaaattatggCAATGGGTGAGCGCAGTGCAAactcagttgcgacctgcatatgtaaataataatgtctaactacagataaaataaacaaatgtaacagCTCGTTTGTTTGTGAACGTCAAAGctaattttgaaatatgtgGAGGTTGTCCTGAAAAGGACAGTGTGTTGTTGGGGTGACTTGGGTGGGAGTGGTGTTGAATGACGATTTATGCCTTGCCACCTGGTGTCTTTTGAGACTTCTTGGGCAGAAGTACGGCTTGGATGTTGGGCAAGACACCACCCTGAGCGATGGTGAcgccagacagaagtttgttcaactCCTCGTCGTTTCTGATGGCCAGCTGGAGGTGACGGGGAATGATTCTTGTCTTCTTGTTGTCTCTGGCAGCGTTGCCTGTTTCAGATGTCCTTAAGGTCCGAGAACTTCCGGTTCCCTTTTAtggacctcttgaccaaggaaaggattttatccatggccaggatgaggcatcggctcttcaccaatccctctgtcCGAAATCCCGCCTTATCCGAAACGATCATGTATTCTCGTCCGGTATGTCGCAGGACACGGCCCCCTTGAGCCCCACACGAGTATCCCCCTCTCGtgcgaggccggaggccgagccgcGTAGGGGCCTTTCGTATGCCTATTATGTCCCACCGAACCCGTGCGAGGGTCCATCACAGCGCGTATGGCCCCCGATGGGGAACGAATCGGTGGGGTGTTGGACGGGTTAGCGAgcctttgttacatccctaccacgtgCTGTGTACAGTCTCTCGACCGTACGTGTGGTAACTCACTGAGAGCTATGTGTGCTACCGTACTTTGCCTATCCGTTTCCCCGGGCGGACGTTTCCAcaggagggccacgctgaggcgacgggagcATCCTCCTGGGCAGCGTTGCCAGCCAACTCGAGAACTTCGGCAGCCAAATACTCGAGCACTGCAGCGAGGTAAACAGGGGCGCCGGCACCAACACGCTCAGCATAGTTCCCCTTTCTCAACAGACGATGGATACGACCGACTGGAAACTGAAGTCCAGCCCGGGATGAACGAGACTTGGACTTGCCTTTAACTTTGCCTCCTTTACCGCGTCCGGACATTTTCTTATTGTGTAGGTAGAGATGAAACAAGCGCACACAGAAATATGCGAGTGAGACATCAGCGCGCCGCTCGACCCATTTTATACGAAATCGAGCGGACTTTCGGTTAGTGAGAAAGCAGCGCTCCGATTGGTCCAACGCGCTCGTACTCTGTCGCGTACTCGCCCGATTTCCACGCCGTTTCGTATATAAAGCGACCGCTTCGTCAGTCCCACTCAGTTTTGTGTATCACGCACAGATCGAAAACCATGCCACCCAAAGTATCGTCAAAGGGAGCCAAGAAAGCCGGCAAGGCTAAAGCCGTACGCACCGgcgataagaagaagaagaggaggagAAAGGAAAGCTACAGCATCTACATTTACAAAGTGTTGAAACAAGTGCACCCTGACACTGGTATCTCCTCAAAGGCCATGTCAATCATGAACTCTTTTGTGAATGACATCTTTGAGCGCATCTCAGCCGAGGCTAGCCGTTtggctcactacaacaaacgcaGCACCATCACATCTAGGGAGATTCAGACTGCCGTCCGTCTCCTACTTCCTGGTGAGCTGGCCAAGCACGCTGTCAGTGAGGGTACCAAGGCAGTCACCAAGTACACCACCAGCAAATAAAGCTGCCTCCcatccaccctttttttttccctccccaCACAACGGCCCTttttagggcctccaattacttCACAATTATGCTTGAGTAATGCACAATCTAAATGAGACTAGTTTGTTGTATTCTTTCTGACTGGTTATTATGAATTATTGCATCAATAAAACAAGCGTGCAAAATATGTcctttattgtaataaatagcGGGACGAATTACTTTTGTTAGTGAtaggaaagaaaaataatactaGAGTAATACTAAACGTTTATAAATTGTACATACATGACAAAGGATAGAAGAACACAACACATAACATTACGCCAGTCATTCCTCTTCACGTTCACAATAGCGAGAGCTTGgcggtaattctttttttttttttaatctagtaGCAATAGCAGACGACCGCGCCGAGTACGACCAATCAGAAAGCGAACGCTTAAAatagacccaaaaaaaaaaaaaaaaatgtgctgagAGAAAGCGGAGAggttgaaaatatatatatatatatatacagcagTTGGGTTGGAAAAGAAAGAGTGTTTACTTTGAATTTTCTGGTAGGCCATCAATATTAACTTATCACTCAACCTTGCACAATAACaccgaaacaaacaaaaagtataaaaaaaaaaataactatatataCATACCGAATCTCCCAGAATGTGTCTACGGCCATACCACGTTGAAAATACCGGTTCTCGTCCGATCACCGAAGTCAAGCAACGTCGGGCGtggttagtacttagatgggtgaccgcttgggaacaccacgtgttgtagacttttttttttaattatttatcattttctacatattatgccgcattttcttttacttcttatttttaagattagggctattttgttttctaaaatcaAGCCGAGTAATTGTatagctttaataataataataataataataacggcTGTGAATTAAATCACTAGGAATAGCATACTTAATTTATACTACTGCTATTGAAGATCTAATAACTTTTTGCAAAATCAACGTTGatgtataattaaaacaaatgggCTAAACACATGTAGGAAAAGTACAGAGCGAgctaatagaaataaattaaaaataattatttggctGTGTCATAAGGTTGGCATTATACATGCATTTGACTCAAGCTTATTCGTGAAAATTTGGGATGGCCCTGATAAGGGCCGGTGTTTTCTTGAGAGGTGTGAGATGCAGCGTTCGAGATGGTTTAACCACCAAAGCCGTACAGGGTACGTCCTTGGCGTTTCAATGCGTAGACCACATCCATAGCAGTGACAGTCTTCCTCTTGGCATGCTCAGTGTAGGTGACGGCATCCCTGATGACATTTTCAAGGAAAACCTTTAGGACACCTCTGGTTTCTTCATAGATCAGACCAGAGATACGTTTGACACCACCTCTGCGAGCAAGACGACGGATGGCAGGCTTAGTGATACCCTGGATGTTATCACGCAATACTTTGCGGTGACGCTTGGCGCCTCCTTTGCCTAAGCCCTTTCCACCTTTACCACGTCCAGACATGTTGATGTAGAAGATTTTTACCGAATCGACTGACTGAACGACGCGGGCACACTTCTATTTATACTGACGACGCGCTTGGCTCACTCAACGTGGCGGACGTCGATTGTCGATTGGTTACTCCTCGCACTACAGTCCACTAATGGGAACCAATCAGGTTGTAGCTTCAGGGCGCTTACATTCACGAATGAATCACTACCGTACCAAAGAACTACTCTACCtttcccctccctccctctcatccaaacaacaacaaaaatagttCTCCCACT
It encodes:
- the LOC129925091 gene encoding histone H2A-like — translated: MSGRGKGGKVKGKSKSRSSRAGLQFPVGRIHRLLRKGNYAERVGAGAPVYLAAVLEYLAAEVLELAGNAAQEDAPVASAWPSCGNVRPGKRIGKLAIRNDEELNKLLSGVTIAQGGVLPNIQAVLLPKKSQKTPGGKA
- the LOC129925335 gene encoding histone H3, with translation MARTKQTARKSTGGKAPRKQLATKAARKSAPATGGVKKPHRYRPGTVALREIRRYQKSTELLIRKLPFQRLVREIAQDFKTDLRFQSSAVMALQEASEAYLVGLFEDTNLCAIHAKRVTIMPKDIQLARRIRGERA
- the LOC129925090 gene encoding uncharacterized protein LOC129925090, translated to MSGRGKGGKGLGKGGAKRHRKVLRDNIQGITKPAIRRLARRGGVKRISGLIYEETRGVLKVFLENVIRDAVTYTEHAKRKTVTAMDVVYALKRQGRTLYGFGGKMSGRGKGGKVKGKSKSRSSRAGLQFPVGRIHRLLRKGNYAERVGAGAPVYLAAVLEYLAAEVLELAGNAARDNKKTRIIPRHLQLAIRNDEELNKLLSGVTIAQGGVLPNIQAVLLPKKSQKTPGDILDLNQVARNFAMARTKQTARKSTGGKAPRKQLATKAARKSAPATGGVKKPHRYRPGTVALREIRRYQKSTELLIRKLPFQRLVREIAQDFKTDLRFQSSAVMALQEASEAYLVGLFEDTNLFDSVKIFYINMSGRGKGGKGLGKGGAKRHRKVLRDNIQGITKPAIRRLARRGGVKRISGLIYEETRGVLKVFLENVIRDAVTYTEHAKRKTVTAMDVVYALKRQGRTLYGFGG
- the LOC129925350 gene encoding histone H2B, gonadal, giving the protein MPPKVSSKGAKKAGKAKAVRTGDKKKKRRRKESYSIYIYKVLKQVHPDTGISSKAMSIMNSFVNDIFERISAEASRLAHYNKRSTITSREIQTAVRLLLPGELAKHAVSEGTKAVTKYTTSK
- the LOC129925362 gene encoding histone H2A, with product MSGRGKGGKVKGKSKSRSSRAGLQFPVGRIHRLLRKGNYAERVGAGAPVYLAAVLEYLAAEVLELAGNAARDNKKTRIIPRHLQLAIRNDEELNKLLSGVTIAQGGVLPNIQAVLLPKKSQKTPGGKA